Proteins encoded within one genomic window of Oncorhynchus tshawytscha isolate Ot180627B linkage group LG02, Otsh_v2.0, whole genome shotgun sequence:
- the inpp1 gene encoding inositol polyphosphate 1-phosphatase, protein MADLLKLLLRVAEKAANVARVCRQEAPLFQLLVQEKTGVDKNKKFVQDFKTLADVVIQEMIRHDVGAQFPEMIDHIQGEESNKFENGLGESVIVTVCGTEKETAALLATVLDGDQTAATLLARAIHQDAKLTLTDTGTDDLHIPLSPSDLGIWIDPIDATSQYIEGREEAAVEGRLCPSGLQCALVLIGVYLRATGEPVMGVINQPFNHKDPTGWKGKHFWGVSCGSVKACSVLRPKDRPAKTTAAGGPGLSVVMSSSEKQAVKEALAPLCGPDRLMYASGAGYKILCVILGLADVYVLSEGSTFKWDSCGPHALLRALGGGMVDLKECLHSSGSSHCQVGHQDQGELTYHQPHTESTGADHWANQGGLVAYLNCQILHRVIGELKGKF, encoded by the exons ATGGCTGATCTGCTGAAGCTGCTGCTGCGTGTGGCAGAGAAGGCGGCCAACGTGGCCCGCGTGTGCAGGCAGGAGGCCCCTCTCTTCCAGCTGCTGGTCCAGGAGAAGACTGGAGTGGATAAGAACAAGAAGTTTGTCCAGGACTTCAAGACACTGGCTGATGTTGTGATCCAAGAGATGATCCGCCATGATGTTGGAGCTCAG TTTCCTGAAATGATTGACCACATACAAGGAGAGGAGTCTAACAAGTTTGAGAATGGACTAG GGGAGAGTGTGATAGTCACAGTGTGTGGGACGGAGAAGGAGACCGCAGCCCTGCTGGCCACAGTGCTGGATGGGGACCAGACGGCGGCGACTCTCCTGGCGCGTGCCATCCACCAGGACGCTAAGCTCACACTCACTGACACGGGGACAGATGACCTCCACATACCCCTCAGCCCCTCTGACCTGGGCATCTGGATCGACCCCATCG ATGCCACCAGCCAATACATTGAAGGTCGTGAGGAGGCGGCGGTGGAGGGGCGTCTCTGTCCGTCAGGTCTGCAGTGTGCCCTGGTCCTGATAGGGGTTTACCTCCGCGCTACTGGGGAACCCGTCATGGGGGTCATCAACCAGCccttcaaccacaaagacccaaCAGG CTGGAAGGGCAAGCATTTCTGGGGTGTGTCGTGTGGGAGCGTCAAAGCCTGCTCAGTGCTCAGACCTAAAGACAGACCTGCAAAGACGACAGCAGCGGGAGGACCAGGGCTCTCAGTGGTGATGAGCTCCAGTGAGAAGCAGGCAGTGAAAGAGGCCCTGGCCCCTCTGTGCGGGCCTGACAGGCTGATGTACGCCTCGGGGGCCGGATACAAGATCCTGTGTGTGATCCTGGGCCTGGCTGACGTCTACGTCCTCTCAGAGGGCAGCACATTCAAGTGGGACTCCTGTGGCCCCCATGCCCTGCTCCGTGCACTGGGTGGGGGGATGGTGGACCTTAAAgagtgcctccactcctctggctCCAGCCACTGTCAGGTGGGGCACCAGGACCAAGGGGAACTGACCTACCACCAACCCCACACAGAGAGCACTGGGGCAGACCACTGGGCCAACCAGGGAGGCCTAGTGGCCTATCTCAACTGTCAAATTCTCCATAGGGTTATTGGGGAACTGAAGGGCAAGTTTtaa
- the LOC112215830 gene encoding dnaJ homolog subfamily C member 14 has translation MEKGVAESEMEEETWTVEAAEESPEELSSGVPTLSSSTSIPDQWEVRGDEETHQPVPKKDMTDYLKATPQDIPTPINQDSEEAEYCGISEDEVSLKQEGAEHVVREGNEETEGGDEDENGGGQNEVGREPGMNGESGWKSSGAGGRKSRFRNSGGGGVAASEQNTQATSSSYLPKGSLSSGGGRHKQARRRNHHHHQGRGRRQTGTQLTLAFRELLSESLSPWCISCIHMVVELIVSVTHRCGVAVEAAGVALYDLGSQLLNKVTDVPGMKADARRVLERVSCAGTVLVDKSIRSVEWVWQVSLTCFGLLCAVVLLGSQWVRFTLVRLGGERGQRWWTAVQDSKVWRRVVSLVQSISGWFRRRRGTTTQVPPFTPDSPGGAVRYQPGQELERLLALAQVPEEELDPFIVLGVEAHATEAELKRAYRQLAVQIHPDKNKHPRAGEAFKVLRAAWDIVSNPETRREYELKRMAQTELSKSMNEFLTKLQDDLKEAMNTMMCTKCEGKHRRFEMDREPAEARFCAECNRRHSAEEGDLWAESSLLGLRITYFACMDGKVYDITEWAGCQRIGISPDTHRVPYHISFGSKNNSSSTQRHRTPPGPEHPPPGPANPADLQNFFNRIFQGGPPPDMAANGGFFPSGPTPHQPSGAGPGPSGPFSPPPPQTGFFMPPGGLRPEPSETWADSGGKPPPRRRRKVRKPFQRSWRRL, from the exons ATGGAGAAAGGGGTGGCTGAGAGcgagatggaggaagagacatGGACTGTAGAGGCAGCTGAGGAGAGCCCTGAAGAGCTGTCCTCAGGTGTTCCTACCCTCTCATCTTCCACCTCCATACCTGACCAGTGGGAAGTCAGAGGAGATGAGGAAACTCATCAACCAGTTCCCAAAAAGGACATGACAGACTATCTCAAAGCTACCCCTCAGGATATCCCGACTCCAATCAACCAGGACTCAGAAGAAGCAGAGTATTGTGGGATTTCAGAGGATGAAGTCTCTCTGAAACAGGAAGGGGCGGAGCATGTGGTCAGAGAAGGAAATGAGGAGACTGAGGGTGGAGATGAAGACGAGAATGGAGGAGGCCAAAACGAAGTCGGGAGGGAGCCTGGCATGAACGGAGAGTCTGGATGGAAGAGCTCAGGGGCCGGAGGGAGGAAAAGCCGTTTCCGGAACagcggaggaggaggggtggcagCCTCCGAGCAGAATACCCAGGCTACATCATCATCCTACCTCCCGAAAGGGTCCCTGTCATCGGGTGGTGGGAGGCACAAGCAGGCCCGGAGGcgcaaccaccaccaccaccagggccGGGGCCGGCGTCAGACAGGCACCCAGCTTACCTTGGCCTTCAGGGAGCTGCTGTCAGAGTCGCTCAGCCCCTGGTGCATCTCCTGTATCCACATGGTAGTGGAGCTCATTGTCTCTGTGACCCACCGCTGCGGGGTGGCCGTGGAAGCCGCAGGGGTAGCCCTGTATGACCTCGGCTCACAGCTGCTCAACAAGGTCACAGACGTGCCGGGAATGAAGGCGGACGCCCGGCGCGTGCTGGAGAGGGTGAGTTGCGCTGGAACGGTCCTGGTGGATAAGAGCATCCGGTCGGTGGAGTGGGTCTGGCAGGTCTCCCTGACCTGCTTCGGACTCCTCTGTGCTGTGGTGCTGCTGGGTTCCCAGTGGGTTCGGTTCACGCTCGTCCGGCTGGGCGGGGAGAGGGGCCAGCGGTGGTGGACAGCCGTGCAGGACTCCAAGGTCTGGAGGAGGGTGGTCTCGCTGGTGCAAAGTATAAGCGGTTggttcaggaggaggagaggcaccaCCACCCAGGTGCCCCCTTTCACCCCAGATTCTCCCGGTGGAGCAGTTAGGTACCAGCCTGGGCAGGAGCTGGAGAGACTGCTGGCGCTGGCTCAGGTCCCTGAAGAGGAGCTGGACCCTTTTATAGTGTTGGGGGTGGAGGCCCACGCAACTGAAGCTGAGCTAAAAAGGGCCTACAGACAGTTGGCTGTCCAG atccatcCAGACAAGAACAAGCACCCGCGCGCTGGGGAGGCCTTTAAGGTGCTCAGGGCTGCCTGGGACATCGTCAGTAACCCAGAGACACGGAGGGAATATGAGCT GAAGCGCATGGCACAGACGGAACTCTCCAAGTCGATGAATGAGTTCCTCACCAAACTGCAGGATGACCTGAAGGAAGCTATGAACACCATGATGTGTACCAAGTGTGAGGGTAAACACAG GAGGTTTGAGATGGACCGGGAGCCTGCTGAGGCGCGGTTCTGTGCTGAGTGTAACAGACGCCACAGCGCCGAGGAGGGAGACCTGTGGGCCGAGTCCAGCCTGCTAGGCCTACGCATCACCTACTTTGCCTGCATGGATGGCAAAGTCTACGACATCACAG AGTGGGCCGGCTGCCAGAGGATAGGCATCTCTCCAGACACACACCGCGTGCCCTATCACATCTCCTTCGGCTCCAAGAACAACAGTAGCTCCACGCAGCGCCACAG GACACCTCCAGGCCCAGAGCACCCTCCTCCAGGCCCGGCCAACCCTGCTGACCTGCAGAACTTCTTCAACCGCATCTTCCAAGGGGGACCTCCCCCCGACATGGCTGCCAACGGGGGTTTCTTTCCCTCAGGACCGACCCCCCACCAGCCCTCTGGTGCTGGACCCGGACCTAGTGgacctttctcccctcctccaccacagaCTGGCTTCTTCATGCCTCCGGGAGGGCTCCGGCCGGAGCCCAGTGAGACGTGGGCCGATAGCGGAGGCAAGCCTCCGCCCCGCAGGAGGAGGAAGGTCCGCAAGCCCTTCCAGAG GTCTTGGCGAAGACTGTGA
- the LOC112215865 gene encoding protein S100-B yields the protein MSELESAMIAIIHVFHKYSGHKCKLKKAELKDLVNNEMSHFIINIQEKETLDELFADLDQNGDLEIDFQEFIALIAMVTSTCHDLFSTDHRR from the exons ATGTCAGAGCTAGAGAGTGCCATGATCGCCATCATCCATGTGTTCCATAAATACTCGGGCCACAAGTGCAAGTTGAAGAAGGCAGAGCTCAAAGATCTTGTCAATAATGAGATGAGTCACTTCATAATT AATATCCAAGAGAAAGAGACTCTGGATGAGCTGTTTGCAGACCTGGACCAGAACGGAGACCTGGAGATCGACTTCCAAGAGTTTATCGCTCTGATCGCCATGGTGACATCAACGTGCCATGATCTCTTCAGCACGGATCACCGCCGTTAG